The sequence below is a genomic window from Fibrobacter succinogenes.
CTTCCAATAAAGATTGAAGACACCTATGATGAAGCTACGGGAACATGGCAATGGTACTTCCCCTTGAACCTCGGTTCTACGGTCATTCAAAGTGCTAGCCGCCTCCGCTTTGACGTGAGATTCGACCATCGCAGTCCTTTCCCACCATACAAGGACTTGATGAACGAAGCTCCGAATAAAAAACTTTACTGCTATACGAACAACAAGTGGTATGCCCCGTCCGATGAATATGCAGGTGCAGCAACATTAGCAGCAAATCCAGGAGACTGGAGCTGGATGCCGCACTCTCGCGCCAATGGTGAAGAATATGATTATCCGGGCATGCCCTGCATAAGCAAGGACGATGGAGACATAGACTTCGACGCCGCTCCGGTGAACCCATACGTATCCGTTTACCGCAAGGACGAATTCATTTGGGGTTACAGTCCATCCAAGAAGGAAATGGAACACAAGAAAGCTCATTACAAGATTGACGTCTCTCTTGATCCTCCGTTCAACTTGTCCAATGGCTCCCACATCGATATCGACCAATCAAGCAGCATAGTCCATGTCAAGGGCAAGGCTCATGTGACCGAAGGTGGTTACATCACAAAGATTTGGGCAAACGGTGTCAAAGTCAGCGGTTTGACTGTTAGCAAAGGTCTTGACAAATGGCTATTGAACGAAGCCGGTAGCGAAATTATCGCCAAGTATGACATTCCAACAGACATGTGGGATTTAGATATACCGGTCAAGATGGGCATTGGATCCAAGAAAGTGGACATCACCATCTTCGCAGGTCCAAACCCCACATGCGAAACATGCTCTGAAAATGGAGGCTGCGCCTTCGAAAACAGAACTTTCTACATAAACTTCTCCAAGGGAGACGCAACAGCTTCTACGCTTGTCCTCAAGGATGCCACCGGAAATCCGGTCGTAAGCCCAGCAAATCCAGAAGGCACGATATTCTATATCGACGTGATGGACAAAGACAAGATAAAGAGCAAAGCAACCTCAGTTGAAGTCCAGATTCTCAATAACAAAAAGAACGACAAACTCAAGGTAACCTTGAACGCCGATCCGAATAACCCTGGTCACTTTATCGGCGGGCCGTTTACAGCAGTGAACCACAGCAAGGAAACTAGGAACAAAACTTCTGAAATTTCGTTCTTCGCAGGCGATACAATTCAGGTCGTCTACACCGACCCGGATGACGAAGAAGACATCTCTAAGTATTCGTTCTTTGCAGAATCCAAGGTCCCGTCTCCACAGACTGCTCTCGCCGAAGACAGCAACTGCGACAACAAGGCAGACCAGTTGAGAATCGTTTTCACGAACAAGCTTACTGATGACTACACGCTTGACAGTATCCGCTACTTCATCGAAGGCATGAAGGATACAGTCAAGGTTCCGCTTGTCGCCTCAAAATATGCAGACATGAACGAAGTCCTCATCCCTATCGATACAAGCCTTATCAAGACCAATGCAAACCCGACAGGAAAGATTACGACTTACATTACCGACAAGGGCACCGCCAACGCCGAATCCATTAAGATTACGGACGGCATCCTCCCCACGCTCGTAAGCGTATCTATCCTCGAAAAATCGGACAGCGATAATAGCGGTCTCGACACGGTCATGATAGCATTCTCCGAACCGGTCATCTTCTCGTCATTGAATGAATGGCCTCTCGTTATTGCAGGTACTGTAAATTCGCCAACGGTCATCGATGCCGCAACAACAAACAACGGCAAGACTTGGCAGTTGGTGATCAGCGGCAATACAGGCAATTCGCTCGTTCCGATTGGCGCCATGGCTAGCGCAAGAAACACCGGCGGATTTACAATTACCGACCAGAACTTCAACCAGATTAACCCACAGGGCTGTAACCCGAGTGTTCCAGTAACGCTCATTTCTCGCCCGGTTCCGGTTTACTATGCAGAAATGGTCGACAAGGAAGGTGATGGCGTTCCGGACTTGGTCCACATCATATTCGAAAGAAAACTCAAGACCAAGGACGTCTTCGACAGCATCGTGACAATCTGGGGCAACCCAGGCATCACACGCACATTCATTACTACAGCCGATACCACCGGCGGTGTAATCGTCCCGAAAGAATCTTACTGGACCATCCGCGACTCTGCTTCGGCTCCGATCCAAATCATGGTCGATTCCGTCACGGTAAAGGATTCCGTCACTACATATAGCATTGTCGATATCACGATTCCAGCAACGCATGCCTATCCATACGGCTCCACAAGCGGCGATAAGGACGGAAACGGAACTGTATCCCCGATGAAGGGTGCTGCAAACGGATTCTTCGAAACGAACTACACGTTGTACGACAAGTGCGCACCGGTTATTGCATCGGCACGTATGATCAAGGAAGGCGTGCTCACCATCAACTTGTCCGAACAGCTCAGCATGGTCGAAACGGGCAAGTACATCCAGCGTGAACGCGACGAATACATTCCGCACGAAAGGCCGCAAGGTTCTGGCAAGTCCCAGCTCTTTACCTATAACGAAAAGGACAACGTCTTCCATGCCGGCGACCGCGTACGCCTCGTTCCAGAGGTTCTCGGAGCAGCCTACATCGACAAGAACAACAATGTCCCGACAGTTGCAAACCCCTATGTGCGCATCACGGGTGACGACAACATCCGCTTTACGGTAACGCTCACAAAGCCTGTAGCAACGCCAAAGGCCGGTGCATACATGGGCCGTCCAGAAAATACAATGAACGACGCATTCGTTACATCGGCAATCATCAACGGCAAGCGCAACTTTATCAGCTCAAACGGAACTCTCCTCGGTCAAGTGGATACAGCCGCATACTTTAGCTCCGGCCCGAATTTTGAAATCGAGGTCATGATGCCTTCTGCAAGCTTCCTCACCCACGATGGCATACCGATGTATGATTTCCACCTGAAGGTTGTCGCTGACCTCTACGATAACCTTGGGCAATACGTGAACACCTACAAGCTTGACATTCCGAGAGAGAACTTCGCAGCGATTAGGAACCTGACCGATAACGGCACCCTCAAGCTAAACGTAGAATGGGCCGCGAAGGACAACGAAGCGCCGGTCGCCAAGAAGGGCAACAAGATCGGAACCGGAGCCTACATCGCAAAGTTTGACTTTACCGCAGAGCCCTTCTGCGCCGCAGCATTCGATACAAACAGCAATGACTACAAGGCCTCATGCTCTGTAATCGGAGAAAAGGCAGGGAAAGTAACAGACAACAAGACAAAGACTCTAGGCTTTAAGAGAAAGAAATAACGAACCATGGAGCCCCAGGATTTAACCGTCCTGGCGGCTCTTTATTTTTAGAACAAAAGATAAACGTATGAAAAAACTAATCAGTGCTATTTTCTTATTATCCTTATTCTGCATAGAGCATTCTCTGGCAGCAAATACTCATAGTCTACCGAATCTCGACAGGACCTGCAAAACTTGCACGCGTATACACAACGATTCGGTAAACGTCTTTAACAGGCGTCCCATCCGCTTGAACCAAAGCGGATTCAAGCCCGAACATTACAAGTATGCCTATGTTGCAGACCCTACAGAAAAGACGTTCAAAGTCATTGACGCCAACAGTGGAAAAGAAGTTCCCGGTGGAGGAAACCTCACCCTCATAGGAACTGTTACCAAGCCAGGTATAACAGTTAGAGTATCCTTCAACTCCCTCCAAGACTTAATGAGACTTGGGGACACAACTTCGACGGGAACCGAAACTCTCTACCGCGCCGATTTCACAACGCTTTCAACTGTAGGCGAATACTTCCTCGTTGTGGGCAAAGACACCTCGGCAACATTCCATATCAGCCCCTATATTTACAACTCCATTCTTGAAAAATCGTTGATGTTCTTTGGAATTCAACGTTGCGGCAATACGGATTCCCACTTCCACGGAGCCTGCCACTTGAAGGATGGTTCAAAAATAAATCATGACCTTACCGGTGGTTGGCATGACTGTGGTGACCATTTTAAAGTCGCCGAAACCGTCGGTTATGCAGCTTACGTGCTTTCAATGGTTTACCTCACCTACCCTGACAAGGCTGAAGACCGTTTCGGTCATTCATATGCAGACACAATTCGAGATGGCATTCCGGACATTCTCTATGAAGCTAAAATCGGTGCCGACTATATCATGAAGCTTTATGACGCCTCTGTTGCCGAAGGACTTATCGAAAAAGGCGACATGTTCCATACGGTGGGCATGAGCGATTGGGATCACAGTTTCTGGGACGTGCCCGAACACCAAGATATGCAACCTTATAAAAAAGGAGGTCCAGACCGACTTGTTCTCAAAGGTATCGGAACAAACGTTGCCGGCATTTACGCAGCCACATTGGCAAACGTTGCCGCCGGGTTTAAATGGATCAATCCTTCTTACTCTAAAAGACTATTAGATGCAGCAAAAACAATTTATGCAAAAATTGTGAAGCCGACATACTTAAAATACACAGAATCATATGAAGGTCGTGACAAATGCGCTAAAAGGGGCAAGGCAACTTTATACGAGTATAGCGATGGTAATATAACCTTTAACGGAAAAGGATACTACAGCGGTATGGGGCTTTGCGAAGACGATGCTGCAGCGGCAGCCGTGTCGCTTTGGTATGCTACCGGAGATACCACATATTCGTATGACTTGTATAAAAATCCGGACATGAACCAAAATGGGCATGCAAAATTTGACTTGGCATTTTTCCCTAAAGGGATTCTTGCTATGGACCAGGGCTTCAACAACTCTTGGGCAACGGACTACCAGAATCTATTCGCCTATGTTCTGTTCGCCATGCAAAGGCTTATCTTGAACGACCCCGAATACGAAACAAAATTCGGACTGTCGAAAATGGAAAGAGATTCACTATCGATGCGCGTGATGGCTGCGTTCCGCAAACAAGTCGAGACCAACTCCACGGGTGATTCCGTTGCAGTTCTTTATCCGGGTTCCGGCAATGCAGAACCTCGCGAAGGCACATCCAAGCTCAAAGTGCAACCTCCCTACAACTTGGTGTGGACCAGCTTTGACTGGGGCGTGATGCGCTACAACATGGGTTCTGCAGTGGCTGTATTCCTTTTGTATGAACTTACAAAAGACGAACGCTACTTGAAAGTCGCTTTGGACAACATGTATTACGTACTGGGCGCCAACCCCTGGGATATTTCACTTTTGCTCGGTGCAGGCGACAAGAACCCGCAACACCCGCATAACCGTTCCGCAAACCCCGATGGTTACAATGCAGGTGGCGGCATTCCTTACGATTACAAGTGCCCCATCGGCGCATTGATGGGTGGACGCGCTCCGAATTTACCATTGATTGAAGACTGGGAAAAATACACATCGACAGAAACCTGTATCGACTTCTCGGCTCAGTTCCTGTTCCCGGCACAAAGCCTTGCAGAACAACTCCCGCCCGATAACGACGGTCCTGTTTTCAGCGACATCGTTGGTATCCCCACATCGGATTCTACAGCAATTATCAGCTGGAAGACCGACGAACTCGCACTCGTAACCGTTTCCTATGATGTAACAACAAATGCCAATACCGCAAAATCCATACAGCTCACCGAAGCGGTCAAAGAAGGCTCAGTAACACTCACCGGCCTAATTCCTGGGCAAACGTACTACTTCTACCTTGAAGGCGTTGACCCTCATGGAAACATCACCACAGATGATAACCATGGTTATTGGTACAAATTCACCATGACATCGACAACAACTCAAATCAAGGGTGTTACCATTTGTCAGGTGGATAACCGCAGCGCTAAAATTTACTGGTGGAGCACAGATCGCCTAGACGGCATGGTTCATTTTGGTAAAGCAAAAGGTTCCTATACTGAAAAAGTAGTCGCAAATGGCGGTGTAGCCCTTTTCCACGAAGCCGTCCTTACTGGACTTGAAGCCGGCACCACATACTACTTTACCGTATCATCTGGAGCAACTGTTTCCGAAGAATATTCTTTCACGACCGAACAATATGCAACAACAGTCAACATGGATATCAACGTCAAGCCTCTCAACAAGGATGGATGTAGAAACTCTTCCGACTGGAAAAAATGCAATACGTTCCTCGTCATCGTCCGAAACAAAGACTCGGTGGAATACAACGATCTTGATTTAAGATTCTATTTCCCCGTAGCAGTCCAAGGATCAAGCAACAACAAGTCCATTTGGGATGGAACCGGATTTTCCGTTGGCTGGCCTGTCATAAATTTCGGCGAACCTGTTCCCTATAATGTAATATCAATGAAAGACTCCGTAGAAAAAGGCTATTATATGCCAGTCCACATCGAGGGAAAACTGGCAGTATCCGGTAGCTACTTCTTTGAATTAATTATAAACCCCACATACGGAAGCATCGACAGCAGTTGGTCATTTAGGCCCCATACTGCAAAAGATGATCCAGAATACTTCGAAGGTATCAATTTGAAGCGAGGACCGCTATATAAAGAAGAATCCAACTCCAACATGTATGTAGAAATCATTGATGGTGTAGGTGAAAAAGCGTTCAGAAAAACAGCATACGTCACAGCATACTACCACGGCACATACATTTACGGCTACGGTCCGGATTACACACCGGATAAAGGCCCCCAAGTTGACCGTAAAATTGAGACAACCTTCTCAAGCCCGTTCATAAGCCCAATTCACTCCGTCGAAAAAGTGGATCCGCAAACAACCTATTCGGCCACAAGCACGATTACTCCGAACGGATTCCTCGATGCCGTTGAAAAGAACAGCGATCCCTATTCATTTGAATATCTAAATCCCAAGCGTACGGACGCCATTTCCTTCGGCGTTACCGACACTCTACTCGCCTACGGCAACAACTATATAGAATGGGTCACCTGGCACAACAGAAATGCCAACCAGAAGACCGAAAACAAGTATGATTGCGCCTGCGCTGTTGTACGCACGAACGTCGAAATCGACAGTATCACAAAGCCACTCGAAAAACGTTATCTCGCATTCGACAAGGCAAAAATTACCGGCTACAAGAACAAGTTCGTCGAAGTTCAAATTGCACTCCTCGACAGTAATCTTAACATTCTCACAAGCGAAAAGAATCTGAACGTCGAACTTTTAACAGACGATCCGAACGTTCGCTTCTACACAGATCCGACAGCAACGATTCCAGTAACGACAGTCACGCTTTTCGATGGCGTAACAACCATTTACGTCAGTTCCGACGTAGCTTTGCAAACGACAATTTCAGCAACGCATGCAAACACGGCTGATTACGCCTATACGCCGGCTATAGCCGAGCTCACCATCGAAGATCTTCCGCCTTGGCCGATTATCGATGTAGCAAAGATTGTGGACCTGAACTGCGACCACATTCCTGACGCTATGGATATCACGCTTTCATCGGAATATATCGAAAATCAATCGTTCTCATCAATTTCGTTCATCTACGGAAACGAAACAATTGTTTCAAATAAAGTCAAGTCGCTGAACGGAAAATCACTCATTGTAGAAATCACAGTTCCGCAAGAAGTCGTGACGGATGCCTCCGGAAAGATTACGCTCGAAAGCAATATCCAAGGCAACAAGAAGACCGTTGAAGATATCTATTCTGACGGCATTTCGCCGGCACTGCTTTCTGCAACAGTTCTCGAACGTCAGGATACATCGACAACAGACCACCTATACTTGCAATTCAGCGAACCGATTTCGGCTCCGGGTACACAATTCCCGCTCATCCTTTACAACACAGATGCAACAACGAAAGCCACCATCCCCACCGTTCTCTCAGCCAAGCTTTACAACGAAGCCAAGAACATTTGGGATTTCGAAATCGCCTTTGATGCAGGCCAAGGCTCTTTGGTAACCGCAGGCATGTGGGGCCAACTCGATCCGGCCGGAACAATCCGCGACTTGAACGGCAATGGAGTGGCAGGCCTCTGCACACCGGAAAAGGTTCAAATTCTCCTCAAGATTTTGCCGATTCCGATGACATACGCCGTCATTACAGACAAGTTCCAAAACGGTTATGCAAGCCACGTCGATGTGACATTCCAGAAACCGCTCGACGACAAGCACACACCGGAAAAATTGGAAATCATCTTTGGTATGGCAATGCCCGAAACACTCACGGTCGAAAAGAGCAAGTTCGTATTAAGCGGTGAAAATCTCTCCATCGATCTCGAAAAGCCGTTCCAGTTCGGTAACACCTGCGGTAATTACGATGGGCCACTCCCGGGCGGAAAGCTCCTTACAAATGCAGGCCTTGTAACGCAGTACCTCGGAACAGGTGCCGCTACCGAAACGAACAACGTCCTTGCCGAAGATAAGGTTGGGCCGGTCTTTGTTTCGGCTACAATCAACCAAGCTTCTACAATTGACATTTTAAACATTACCGCAAGTGAACCTCTAGTCACCGCAGACGAAAACCAGCAATTCTTCAGACACAAGCGCGGCGAAAAGCAATCCAATGTATTCCGCAACGGATTCTCGAACTGGAACTATCTACAGAAGAATGCCGGAATCTCGCTCATCTACTCAGGCGACCTCACTGGGTCCGTGATGGAAGGCGACTTTGTAAGAATGGGCTCCATGATGACAAGCACGTTCAAAGACGCAAACGGCAACTATCCTGAATTTGATGTTCCGTGGGTTCTTGTAAACGGTAAAGGTACTCCAACTATCAAATTCAACGTAAAGTTGCGCGAAACCGTCAACGATATAAATTCCTTCAACCGCTCAAATGTTGATGTCAGCGAAACAATGCGTTTCTATATCAAGAATCCGTCATCAAACAAGTTCGACCTCATTCAAGACGGCAAAATCACACTTACGGGAATTGACTCCGCAAGTATCGGTGGTGCCATCTTTGATGTGAAACTCACTGTACCGCGCGGAGCATCATTCGGCGAAGAATGTGCCTGGGATAATCTCCTGGTCAAATTCAACATTCCCATTTACTCGAACCTCGGTAGCTTTGTAAATCGCTTCCACAACTCCTTCAATGTAGACCCGAAACAATACCTTTCCATCAACAACGTGGTTGAATTTGCCATCGAATGGGCAAACAAGGGACCGTCGGGCATCCGCACCAAAGAAGATCGAGCCGTGGGCACAGGCGCATACATTTACAAGGCCGAAATCGAAGCAAAGTTCTCGCCGAACATGAACAACCCTGAAGTCAAAAACAATGCCAAAATTATCAGCAACTTCTCGACGAAATCCTCGTTCGAGCAGAGAAAGACTTTTGGTATAAAGAGAACAAAGTAAAAATCCAACCGAATGGGAAAATATGCAAGAGAGTCTATTTACAAACTCGCCCTACGTAATCGCGCTTTCCGTTATAGCGTTAATCGTTGTATGCTATTTTCCCATTATGCTTGGGCAAAAAACGTCAGTCAAGCAGCTCCCTCGCTCCATCCACCAATTGGTGATTATCAGTATATTCTGGCAGGCGAGCAACTTGATTGGCGATATTTTCTTTAGCGGTGAAAATTTTGTCGCAGGAACAAAGGCCTACACGGCAAGACAACTCATTTTTGGAGCAGCCGCACTGGGTTGGATCCAGTTAGGCAATGCTGTTCAGCACACCGCAGAAATCAGCCTGAAAATAAAAAGAAAGAACTGTTGGAAGCTCATGAACATTTTCGGAGCGGCCGCCGTTTTGATTTCGACTTATCTTTTTATCAACGAGCCTTCCTATATCCCCAATTTCAATTTCTTTAGCTACAGGCCATTTGCCGAAAGGCCCATATTCAACTTTTACTCGTTGTTGTTCTGCTTGTTTGTTCTTCCCAATATCATTGTCACGGCTTACATTTTTCTTCGCAATATTGTGCAATCCAGCGATACGACGCTCCCCCACCAGGTCAGTATTTACATGTTGGCCTCGTTCGTATTCTTTATAACGCTAGCGGCTCTCTTCGATTTTGTCATCCCCATTTCTACCAATTTCAATCAATACGATCAATTCCTCAAATGGTCGCAATTCATCTCGGTATTCCTAGCCATACTTTCGGGACAATACTTCACATCGGTTTCTTTTAAAAATAAAAGCGCCTCGTGGTTCTTAGACAAACTAAAAGACAGAATGGTAGACGGCCTCCTGTACTACAATTACAAAGGCGAAATTCAACTTGCAAATCCGGCGGCGCTGAGCATTTTGCACACCACGCAAGAAGCGCTCCACAACAAAAAAGTTTCTTCGATTTTCCCGCAAATCACGGACCCTTCGCGCGAATCGACTTACAACAAAATAAGAGTCAAGATTGACAACGAAGACCATATTTTTAACGTTTCCATTTTTGAAATTCGTCAATCATTGACCACCAACTACAACGTAGCCTTCTTTAGCGATGTTTCGAACACATTGCATTACCAGCAAATTATCAAGAACCGCGATGAGCAGTTCAAGGAATACCAGCTCGACCAAATCCGCTATCAAGAACGTTTAAACATCTGGAAAAAGAAGGTCGATGAAAGTAAATACTTCTTGGATACGTTAATCAGTACGCTCCCCTTCCGTTTTTGGTCCAAGAACGAGCAGGGCGTATTCATGACGCAAAACCAAAACGATATCAAGAACCGCGGTAACCTGTTGCAAACTTCAGAGCCGGACAACAAGATTTTACCGCAAGAACTTTTAGCGCGAAACGAAGGCGAACCGCAAAGTTTCATTTCATACGAACGAATTAAAAAATCTACAAGCGATTTTGAAGACGAAGAAGATTCAGTCGAGATCTTGAACCAAGACGATTACAATATGGCAGTCCGCAAAGGAGCTGCTAAAGATATTTCAATTTTTGAAAACATGTTCATCCCGATTATGGCACCCAGTAAGCCATACAAAATAATCGGCATCAAGATTGATATTACCAAGGAACAGCGTCTCGAAAAAGAACGCGACATGTTGCAAGAACAAAAACATATCCATTCGAGACTCGAAGAATTGGGAACCATCTGCGGTGGTTTTGCCCACGACTACAACAACATCCTGGGCTCCCAGATCGGTTTCTGCGACCTCGCACTAGAAGTGCTTGATAAAGATAACCAGGCATACTTGTTCATCCAGGAAGCAAGAAAGGCGGCAACTCGCGGCAAGGAATCTCTTGAAGAGCTTTTAAACACCATCCGCGGAAAGACATCCGAAAAGGACAAACTCACAGAGTTCGCGCCTTACATGATTATCGAAGACGTGGTGAAGAAGCTCTGGATAACACTCCCTCCAAACGTAAAGGTGAAAGCAGACAACATCGACAAGGACATTCGCATTGTTGGAAACGTCTCCGCACTCGACCGCATTATCAGCAACCTTGCAAACAACGCCATCTTCGCCATGAAGGAAAACGGCGGAACACTTACGATTGCTTTAAAACGCGAGGTGCTTACGGAGCCGCTCATTACGCCGTATGCACCGCAAATTGATGCAGGCACTTATGCGAAAATCACCGTCGAAGACACGGGCACAGGCATGGACACTGCGACCCTCGAACGCATCTTTTCACCGTTCTTTACGACCAAGGCGCCGGGCGAAGGCCTCGGCTTAGGGCTTTCTTCGGCCTTAAGACTGCTAAAAGAAGGCAATGCGGGCTATACAGTACAAACAACCTTGGGCGAAGGAACTATTTTTAATCTATATTGGTCTATAAGAAACGAGAAAATGGAGGCTTAATGTCTACAATACTCATCATTGACGATGATGCTCAGCTCAACCTCATGTTGAAGTCTGCCCTGGAATTAAAAGGTTACACTGTCGATACAGCTTGCAACGGTAAGAAAGCAAAGTCGCTTTATCAAAAGAATACGTACGATGTGATTATCACCGATATCATCATGCCGGAAGGTGATGGCTTTGAAGTAGTCCTTGACCTTCGCCGCATGGGCATGAGCGACCGTACGATCGCCATCAGCGGTGGTGGACGTACTTCTGCCGAAGACTACCTTGCAACGGCGCAGCATTTCGATGTAGCCGCAATTTTCAGCAAGCCGCTGGATCTCCAGCTGCTCCGCAACAAAGTTGACGAGATAATCAAAGCACATTCGTAATAGCATA
It includes:
- a CDS encoding glycoside hydrolase family 9 protein, whose product is MNQSGFKPEHYKYAYVADPTEKTFKVIDANSGKEVPGGGNLTLIGTVTKPGITVRVSFNSLQDLMRLGDTTSTGTETLYRADFTTLSTVGEYFLVVGKDTSATFHISPYIYNSILEKSLMFFGIQRCGNTDSHFHGACHLKDGSKINHDLTGGWHDCGDHFKVAETVGYAAYVLSMVYLTYPDKAEDRFGHSYADTIRDGIPDILYEAKIGADYIMKLYDASVAEGLIEKGDMFHTVGMSDWDHSFWDVPEHQDMQPYKKGGPDRLVLKGIGTNVAGIYAATLANVAAGFKWINPSYSKRLLDAAKTIYAKIVKPTYLKYTESYEGRDKCAKRGKATLYEYSDGNITFNGKGYYSGMGLCEDDAAAAAVSLWYATGDTTYSYDLYKNPDMNQNGHAKFDLAFFPKGILAMDQGFNNSWATDYQNLFAYVLFAMQRLILNDPEYETKFGLSKMERDSLSMRVMAAFRKQVETNSTGDSVAVLYPGSGNAEPREGTSKLKVQPPYNLVWTSFDWGVMRYNMGSAVAVFLLYELTKDERYLKVALDNMYYVLGANPWDISLLLGAGDKNPQHPHNRSANPDGYNAGGGIPYDYKCPIGALMGGRAPNLPLIEDWEKYTSTETCIDFSAQFLFPAQSLAEQLPPDNDGPVFSDIVGIPTSDSTAIISWKTDELALVTVSYDVTTNANTAKSIQLTEAVKEGSVTLTGLIPGQTYYFYLEGVDPHGNITTDDNHGYWYKFTMTSTTTQIKGVTICQVDNRSAKIYWWSTDRLDGMVHFGKAKGSYTEKVVANGGVALFHEAVLTGLEAGTTYYFTVSSGATVSEEYSFTTEQYATTVNMDINVKPLNKDGCRNSSDWKKCNTFLVIVRNKDSVEYNDLDLRFYFPVAVQGSSNNKSIWDGTGFSVGWPVINFGEPVPYNVISMKDSVEKGYYMPVHIEGKLAVSGSYFFELIINPTYGSIDSSWSFRPHTAKDDPEYFEGINLKRGPLYKEESNSNMYVEIIDGVGEKAFRKTAYVTAYYHGTYIYGYGPDYTPDKGPQVDRKIETTFSSPFISPIHSVEKVDPQTTYSATSTITPNGFLDAVEKNSDPYSFEYLNPKRTDAISFGVTDTLLAYGNNYIEWVTWHNRNANQKTENKYDCACAVVRTNVEIDSITKPLEKRYLAFDKAKITGYKNKFVEVQIALLDSNLNILTSEKNLNVELLTDDPNVRFYTDPTATIPVTTVTLFDGVTTIYVSSDVALQTTISATHANTADYAYTPAIAELTIEDLPPWPIIDVAKIVDLNCDHIPDAMDITLSSEYIENQSFSSISFIYGNETIVSNKVKSLNGKSLIVEITVPQEVVTDASGKITLESNIQGNKKTVEDIYSDGISPALLSATVLERQDTSTTDHLYLQFSEPISAPGTQFPLILYNTDATTKATIPTVLSAKLYNEAKNIWDFEIAFDAGQGSLVTAGMWGQLDPAGTIRDLNGNGVAGLCTPEKVQILLKILPIPMTYAVITDKFQNGYASHVDVTFQKPLDDKHTPEKLEIIFGMAMPETLTVEKSKFVLSGENLSIDLEKPFQFGNTCGNYDGPLPGGKLLTNAGLVTQYLGTGAATETNNVLAEDKVGPVFVSATINQASTIDILNITASEPLVTADENQQFFRHKRGEKQSNVFRNGFSNWNYLQKNAGISLIYSGDLTGSVMEGDFVRMGSMMTSTFKDANGNYPEFDVPWVLVNGKGTPTIKFNVKLRETVNDINSFNRSNVDVSETMRFYIKNPSSNKFDLIQDGKITLTGIDSASIGGAIFDVKLTVPRGASFGEECAWDNLLVKFNIPIYSNLGSFVNRFHNSFNVDPKQYLSINNVVEFAIEWANKGPSGIRTKEDRAVGTGAYIYKAEIEAKFSPNMNNPEVKNNAKIISNFSTKSSFEQRKTFGIKRTK
- a CDS encoding ATP-binding protein; the encoded protein is MLGQKTSVKQLPRSIHQLVIISIFWQASNLIGDIFFSGENFVAGTKAYTARQLIFGAAALGWIQLGNAVQHTAEISLKIKRKNCWKLMNIFGAAAVLISTYLFINEPSYIPNFNFFSYRPFAERPIFNFYSLLFCLFVLPNIIVTAYIFLRNIVQSSDTTLPHQVSIYMLASFVFFITLAALFDFVIPISTNFNQYDQFLKWSQFISVFLAILSGQYFTSVSFKNKSASWFLDKLKDRMVDGLLYYNYKGEIQLANPAALSILHTTQEALHNKKVSSIFPQITDPSRESTYNKIRVKIDNEDHIFNVSIFEIRQSLTTNYNVAFFSDVSNTLHYQQIIKNRDEQFKEYQLDQIRYQERLNIWKKKVDESKYFLDTLISTLPFRFWSKNEQGVFMTQNQNDIKNRGNLLQTSEPDNKILPQELLARNEGEPQSFISYERIKKSTSDFEDEEDSVEILNQDDYNMAVRKGAAKDISIFENMFIPIMAPSKPYKIIGIKIDITKEQRLEKERDMLQEQKHIHSRLEELGTICGGFAHDYNNILGSQIGFCDLALEVLDKDNQAYLFIQEARKAATRGKESLEELLNTIRGKTSEKDKLTEFAPYMIIEDVVKKLWITLPPNVKVKADNIDKDIRIVGNVSALDRIISNLANNAIFAMKENGGTLTIALKREVLTEPLITPYAPQIDAGTYAKITVEDTGTGMDTATLERIFSPFFTTKAPGEGLGLGLSSALRLLKEGNAGYTVQTTLGEGTIFNLYWSIRNEKMEA
- a CDS encoding response regulator, which produces MSTILIIDDDAQLNLMLKSALELKGYTVDTACNGKKAKSLYQKNTYDVIITDIIMPEGDGFEVVLDLRRMGMSDRTIAISGGGRTSAEDYLATAQHFDVAAIFSKPLDLQLLRNKVDEIIKAHS